A single region of the Thermodesulfatator indicus DSM 15286 genome encodes:
- the cysS gene encoding cysteine--tRNA ligase, with translation MEIKFQNTLTRKKEVFEPLSPPRVTMYACGVTAYDESHLGHARAAVVFDVLFRFLKFLGFEVIYVRNYTDIDDKIIKRAYEVGVSPKELAERYIKSYDEDMKALKVLRPTYEPKATEHIPQIIALIETLIKKGFAYVADGDVYFSVEKFPEYGKLSGRNLEELKAGARIAVSEKKRHPLDFALWKAEKPGEPSWDSPWGRGRPGWHIECSAMAMYYLGETIDIHGGGLDLIFPHHENEIAQSEAATGKPFVRYWLHNGMVTVGREKMSKSLGNFVTIKQMLSRHHPEAIRLFLLSMHYRSPLDYTEKVVSDHEKALEGLYETLYLIEKLRPSSEKAPENQQKNLAKISETIKNFENDFISALADDLNTARAIGSLFSLEKALNNLLKLCARKVAEDHLKLAKKGKTLATKLAGSLLGILEESPEAFIERKRSQALLAKGLDRDEIERLIKEREEARKAKNFEKADAIRDDLAQKGIIIRDTPWGTFWTVEHEASS, from the coding sequence ATAGAAATAAAGTTTCAAAATACACTTACTAGAAAAAAAGAAGTCTTTGAGCCGCTCTCTCCGCCTAGGGTCACCATGTACGCCTGCGGTGTCACCGCTTATGATGAATCACATTTAGGTCACGCCCGGGCCGCGGTGGTCTTTGATGTTCTCTTTCGTTTTCTTAAGTTTCTCGGCTTTGAAGTTATTTATGTGCGCAATTACACCGACATAGACGACAAAATTATCAAACGGGCTTATGAAGTGGGGGTTAGCCCCAAAGAACTCGCCGAGCGTTACATAAAATCTTACGACGAAGACATGAAGGCCCTAAAAGTCTTAAGGCCTACATATGAACCTAAGGCCACCGAACACATTCCCCAAATAATTGCCTTGATTGAAACGCTTATTAAAAAAGGCTTTGCCTATGTGGCCGATGGAGATGTTTATTTTTCTGTAGAGAAATTCCCAGAATACGGAAAGCTTTCTGGCAGAAACCTTGAAGAATTAAAGGCCGGTGCTCGCATAGCTGTTTCAGAAAAAAAACGCCATCCCCTTGATTTTGCTCTCTGGAAGGCGGAAAAACCAGGAGAGCCTTCTTGGGACAGCCCCTGGGGCCGAGGACGCCCTGGCTGGCACATTGAGTGCTCGGCCATGGCCATGTATTACCTTGGTGAAACTATAGACATCCACGGCGGTGGCCTTGACTTGATTTTCCCTCACCACGAGAACGAAATAGCCCAGAGTGAAGCCGCCACCGGTAAACCCTTTGTGCGCTACTGGCTCCATAACGGCATGGTAACCGTTGGCCGGGAGAAGATGTCAAAAAGCCTTGGGAATTTCGTCACTATAAAACAAATGCTCTCCCGCCATCACCCTGAGGCCATAAGGTTATTCTTACTTTCTATGCATTACCGGAGCCCCCTTGACTATACGGAAAAAGTCGTCTCTGACCACGAAAAGGCCCTTGAAGGTCTTTACGAAACTCTTTATTTAATTGAAAAGTTACGCCCTAGCTCGGAAAAGGCCCCTGAAAATCAACAAAAAAATCTTGCTAAAATAAGCGAAACCATCAAAAACTTTGAAAACGACTTTATCTCAGCCCTGGCTGACGACTTAAATACCGCTCGGGCCATAGGCTCTCTTTTCTCTTTAGAAAAGGCCCTTAACAATCTCCTCAAGCTCTGCGCTCGTAAAGTAGCAGAAGACCACTTAAAACTGGCAAAAAAAGGCAAAACTCTGGCCACTAAACTTGCGGGAAGCCTTCTTGGCATACTTGAAGAAAGCCCGGAGGCCTTTATTGAAAGGAAACGCTCCCAGGCCCTTTTGGCCAAAGGTCTTGACCGAGATGAAATAGAAAGGCTCATCAAAGAAAGAGAAGAAGCGCGCAAGGCCAAAAACTTTGAAAAGGCCGACGCCATCCGCGATGACTTAGCCCAAAAAGGTATTATAATTAGAGACACTCCCTGGGGAACTTTCTGGACGGTGGAACATGAAGCTTCCAGTTAA
- a CDS encoding CvpA family protein, with product MKLPVNWVDIAVIVIMAVLIIRNAWTGFFRGLSSFAGLIAGYVIALKYSGLIEGIIAPWLSGQWVKIASYVLAFLVGFLGIFILAELLTYFLKKTRLSWIDRSLGAILGAVKGFLLLAAIFILVTTFFPQGDKYFRHSYTYPYIMKGARFIVGFLPTEIKARFNYNLRRILSNERQI from the coding sequence ATGAAGCTTCCAGTTAATTGGGTGGACATCGCGGTTATAGTCATAATGGCTGTGCTCATTATTAGAAACGCCTGGACAGGTTTTTTTCGAGGTCTTTCTTCTTTTGCCGGGCTTATAGCTGGTTACGTAATAGCCTTGAAGTATAGTGGCTTAATTGAAGGTATAATTGCTCCCTGGCTCTCAGGCCAGTGGGTTAAAATTGCCTCCTATGTTTTGGCCTTTCTAGTAGGTTTTTTAGGAATATTCATTTTAGCTGAGCTTTTAACCTACTTTTTAAAAAAAACCAGGCTTTCCTGGATTGACCGTTCACTTGGTGCTATTCTTGGTGCCGTAAAAGGTTTTTTACTTCTGGCCGCTATCTTTATTCTTGTTACCACCTTTTTCCCTCAGGGAGATAAATATTTCCGCCATTCTTATACTTATCCTTATATCATGAAAGGGGCTCGTTTTATTGTCGGTTTTTTACCCACAGAAATCAAAGCCCGCTTCAATTACAACCTGCGGAGAATTTTAAGTAATGAAAGGCAAATTTGA
- the mazG gene encoding nucleoside triphosphate pyrophosphohydrolase: MKGKFDDLGPLFVKLVEIVARLRGPGGCPWDQEQTPETLKKYVLEEAYEVFEAIGEETPLSVCEEIGDLLFLLVFIAYLYEEKGDFELADVLKLCADKMIRRHPHVFGENTLTNPDEVVAQWQKIKEKEAKDKGKKSSVLGNLPKALPALQRAFRLGERASRVGFDWDKPEELFPKLHEEITELKEALTKKDKKALKEEVGDLLFTVANLSRKLGVNPEEALRLANEKFETRFRQMESHFKDKGKNLNEVSLAEMDAVWEKVKKS; the protein is encoded by the coding sequence ATGAAAGGCAAATTTGACGACCTTGGACCTCTTTTCGTAAAGCTGGTAGAAATTGTCGCCCGTCTGAGAGGGCCTGGTGGCTGCCCGTGGGACCAGGAGCAAACTCCTGAAACCCTCAAAAAATATGTTCTTGAAGAGGCTTATGAAGTCTTTGAAGCCATAGGTGAAGAAACACCGCTCTCGGTCTGTGAAGAAATAGGCGATCTTCTCTTTTTGCTTGTGTTTATCGCTTATCTTTACGAAGAAAAAGGTGATTTTGAACTGGCAGATGTATTAAAACTCTGCGCGGACAAGATGATTCGCCGCCACCCTCATGTGTTTGGAGAAAATACTCTGACAAACCCTGATGAAGTAGTAGCCCAATGGCAAAAAATCAAAGAAAAAGAGGCCAAAGACAAAGGCAAAAAGTCTTCGGTGCTAGGGAACCTGCCCAAAGCGCTTCCTGCCCTTCAGCGGGCCTTTCGCCTGGGAGAAAGAGCAAGCCGCGTAGGTTTTGACTGGGACAAGCCAGAAGAGCTTTTTCCGAAACTTCACGAAGAAATAACGGAGCTAAAAGAAGCCCTCACTAAAAAAGACAAAAAGGCCTTAAAGGAAGAAGTAGGGGACTTGCTTTTTACCGTAGCCAACCTTTCTCGCAAACTGGGAGTAAACCCCGAAGAGGCCTTACGCCTTGCCAACGAAAAGTTTGAAACTCGCTTTCGCCAAATGGAAAGCCATTTTAAAGACAAGGGTAAGAACTTAAACGAAGTTTCTCTCGCCGAGATGGACGCCGTTTGGGAAAAGGTTAAGAAAAGCTAA
- a CDS encoding RNA ligase produces the protein MIEEEFKKQTELLREVYQALRPLRKVRLEDLEKALEQSKLLFIEGLKKPAFRFRREFRGFPAGTVIGPGLLMPGFPSIPRVFVLKTGIPRYIYGPFYAEEKIEGYNVRLANVFGEIKAFTRRGYVCPFATDRWPDFLPMLPEFFEKYPRYVICCEVAGPENPFVSEWPPYIKEDVAFFVFDIFDLERQKFLAPEKKYALLREYEFRTPEISGPYSPQEIDPLKGLILRYEEEGREGVVLKPVSFKDGRVIKYVTSSSNVSDLRVAFPYIGELDASYIVHRLVRMTITRWELDQPFDENFYQALGEAFFGEMKELLDKVAQGEPVEEVFKVRLRRKESLEALMAHFRTAQVRIEIRREEWKDEYLHVEFAKIYPKATSFWAGKLQGLAQID, from the coding sequence ATGATTGAAGAAGAGTTCAAAAAACAGACTGAGCTTTTGCGTGAAGTTTATCAAGCCCTGAGACCCCTTCGCAAAGTCAGGTTAGAAGACCTGGAGAAGGCCTTAGAGCAGAGCAAGCTTCTTTTTATTGAGGGCTTAAAGAAGCCAGCCTTTCGTTTCAGGAGAGAGTTTCGGGGGTTTCCGGCGGGAACGGTAATTGGCCCAGGTCTTCTTATGCCGGGTTTTCCCAGTATCCCCAGGGTGTTTGTGCTTAAAACCGGCATTCCGCGCTATATTTACGGTCCTTTCTACGCCGAGGAAAAGATAGAAGGCTACAATGTTAGGCTGGCCAATGTTTTTGGCGAGATAAAGGCCTTCACCCGCCGTGGCTACGTGTGCCCTTTTGCCACCGACCGCTGGCCTGATTTTTTACCCATGCTTCCCGAGTTCTTTGAAAAATATCCTCGTTATGTAATCTGCTGCGAAGTAGCAGGCCCGGAAAATCCCTTTGTGTCTGAATGGCCGCCCTACATAAAAGAAGACGTGGCCTTCTTTGTGTTTGATATCTTTGATCTTGAAAGGCAAAAGTTCCTTGCGCCAGAAAAAAAATATGCCCTTTTGCGAGAATATGAATTCAGGACTCCGGAAATAAGCGGGCCGTATAGTCCACAGGAGATTGATCCTTTAAAAGGACTTATTCTCCGCTACGAAGAGGAAGGCCGGGAGGGCGTAGTTTTAAAACCCGTGTCCTTTAAAGACGGCCGGGTTATAAAGTATGTTACCTCGTCTTCAAATGTTTCTGACCTGCGGGTGGCCTTTCCCTATATTGGCGAGCTTGACGCCAGCTACATCGTTCATCGTCTGGTGCGCATGACTATCACCCGCTGGGAATTAGACCAGCCCTTTGACGAGAATTTTTATCAAGCGCTTGGAGAGGCCTTTTTCGGTGAGATGAAAGAACTTCTAGACAAAGTAGCCCAGGGCGAACCAGTAGAGGAGGTCTTCAAGGTGCGTTTGCGCCGTAAAGAATCCCTTGAAGCCCTTATGGCCCACTTTCGCACCGCGCAGGTGCGTATTGAAATCCGCCGTGAGGAATGGAAAGACGAGTATCTCCATGTAGAGTTTGCCAAGATTTATCCCAAGGCCACTTCTTTCTGGGCCGGGAAGCTCCAGGGCCTTGCCCAGATAGATTAG
- the rtcA gene encoding RNA 3'-terminal phosphate cyclase, translating into MIRIDGSYGEGGGQILRTSLTLSLLTGKPFELVNIRAKRPKPGLRPQHLTCVKAAQKVSGAEVEGAQVGSLNLTFKPGRAKPGSYHFDIGTAGSTALVFQTVGLPLALAGASKLLLKGGTHVPHAPCFHFLAEVYGPVLGPLGFSFEFELRRYGFYPAGGGEVVIKIAPHQEARGPFVLKGPYKRKRVKVLSIVTEDLPSHIRTRQAKAASELLAQKGFEPIVFLEKARAKSPGTVVFLAYNEQEKRAGFFALGKKGKPAEKVAEEAVRAFFDFYRTGKAVDPYLADQLLVPLALTRVPFYFDCSRLTRHFFTNLWVIKQFLPEFTPEVKGDLDTPGEVTHLLTKESYD; encoded by the coding sequence ATGATTCGCATAGACGGCTCTTATGGCGAAGGGGGAGGGCAAATACTTCGTACCTCGCTTACCCTTTCTCTGCTTACAGGAAAGCCCTTTGAGCTGGTAAACATTCGGGCCAAAAGGCCAAAGCCGGGTTTGAGGCCCCAGCATCTTACTTGTGTTAAGGCCGCTCAAAAGGTTTCAGGGGCAGAAGTTGAAGGCGCTCAGGTTGGGTCTCTCAATCTTACTTTTAAGCCGGGGAGAGCAAAGCCAGGTTCTTACCACTTTGATATTGGCACTGCTGGTTCAACGGCCCTTGTTTTTCAGACAGTGGGCCTTCCCCTGGCCCTGGCCGGCGCTTCAAAGCTATTGTTAAAAGGCGGGACACATGTGCCTCATGCCCCGTGTTTTCATTTCCTGGCCGAAGTTTACGGTCCTGTGCTTGGGCCTCTTGGCTTTTCTTTTGAATTTGAACTAAGACGTTACGGTTTTTACCCGGCTGGTGGCGGAGAGGTGGTAATAAAGATAGCTCCTCATCAAGAAGCAAGAGGCCCTTTTGTTTTAAAAGGGCCTTATAAGCGCAAGCGGGTAAAAGTACTCTCTATTGTGACCGAGGATCTGCCTTCGCACATACGCACGCGGCAGGCCAAGGCGGCCTCAGAGCTTCTAGCCCAAAAAGGCTTTGAGCCTATTGTCTTTCTGGAAAAGGCCCGGGCCAAAAGTCCGGGCACCGTGGTTTTTCTCGCTTATAATGAACAGGAAAAGCGTGCCGGCTTTTTTGCCCTGGGTAAAAAAGGGAAACCTGCGGAAAAAGTGGCTGAAGAAGCCGTTCGTGCCTTTTTTGACTTTTATCGCACGGGTAAGGCCGTTGACCCATATCTGGCGGACCAGCTTCTGGTGCCTCTGGCCTTAACCCGAGTGCCTTTTTATTTTGACTGCTCTAGGCTAACCAGGCATTTTTTTACCAATCTCTGGGTAATAAAACAATTTTTGCCGGAATTTACGCCTGAAGTTAAAGGAGACCTTGATACTCCTGGTGAGGTGACCCATCTTTTAACAAAGGAGAGCTATGATTGA
- a CDS encoding ABC transporter ATP-binding protein produces the protein MDKITLEFRDVSKVYHLRRGFFAGKKAFYALRHINLSVYENEVLGILGESGCGKSTLARLALGLETPEEGEVFFEGVNFSAFSEKERRPYRRKIQIVFQDPFASLNPRKKIYELLAEPLMIHRLAPKRELRARVAEMLTRVGLREEDMDRYPHQFSGGQRQRIALARALILSPKVLVLDEPTSALDVSVQAQILKLLLEFKKIGNLTYLFISHDLPLVLFLSQRVAVMYLGRVVEISPTEDFMSRPHHPYTRLLLESVPEPDPARRKLMSHIKGEPPDPTLEFTGCPFFPRCQEALSSCEREAPALKEIAKGHFVACHRL, from the coding sequence TTGGATAAAATTACGCTTGAGTTTCGTGATGTTTCAAAGGTTTATCACCTGCGCCGTGGTTTTTTCGCCGGCAAAAAGGCCTTTTATGCCCTGCGTCATATAAATCTTTCCGTTTATGAAAACGAAGTCCTGGGCATCCTGGGGGAGTCTGGTTGTGGTAAGAGCACGCTGGCACGTCTGGCCCTAGGTCTTGAAACACCTGAAGAAGGTGAAGTCTTTTTTGAAGGGGTAAATTTTTCAGCCTTTTCTGAGAAAGAACGACGTCCGTATCGCCGCAAAATACAAATCGTCTTTCAGGATCCCTTCGCCTCTCTTAACCCACGCAAAAAAATTTACGAACTTCTGGCTGAGCCTTTAATGATTCACCGTCTGGCCCCTAAAAGAGAGCTTCGTGCTAGAGTAGCTGAAATGCTAACCAGGGTAGGGCTTCGTGAAGAAGATATGGATCGTTATCCCCATCAGTTTAGCGGCGGCCAGCGCCAGCGCATAGCGCTAGCCAGGGCCCTTATCCTTTCGCCCAAAGTGCTGGTGCTTGATGAGCCAACCTCTGCCCTTGATGTTTCTGTTCAGGCCCAGATACTTAAACTGCTCCTTGAGTTCAAAAAAATAGGGAACTTAACTTATCTTTTCATTTCGCACGATTTACCTTTGGTGCTATTTTTAAGCCAGCGGGTGGCGGTTATGTACCTTGGCCGGGTGGTAGAAATTTCTCCGACTGAGGATTTTATGAGTAGGCCTCACCATCCGTACACGCGCCTGCTTCTTGAGTCCGTGCCCGAGCCTGATCCTGCCAGGCGCAAGCTAATGAGCCACATAAAAGGCGAACCCCCTGACCCTACCCTTGAATTTACGGGCTGCCCCTTCTTCCCTCGCTGCCAGGAGGCCTTATCTTCTTGTGAAAGAGAAGCCCCTGCTTTAAAAGAAATTGCCAAAGGACATTTCGTAGCGTGTCATCGGCTATGA
- a CDS encoding PIN domain-containing protein — protein MGTVIFPDTNVLLRYLLADIEEQYQEICPFFEDLRQGYQKAIILPEVLLETFYVLTKTYSIPARETAEALKDLLLYRGVVNRDKKVLLEALNLFFESEGLIWLECFLCVKAHKQKGEILTFDKKLKHRCSKFFEA, from the coding sequence ATGGGTACCGTGATCTTCCCTGATACCAATGTTCTTTTGCGCTATCTTTTGGCCGATATTGAGGAACAATACCAAGAAATTTGTCCTTTTTTCGAAGATCTGAGACAAGGATATCAAAAAGCTATTATACTTCCGGAAGTTTTGTTGGAAACTTTTTATGTGCTTACTAAAACTTACAGTATTCCAGCAAGAGAAACTGCGGAAGCCCTGAAAGACCTTTTGCTATACAGGGGTGTGGTCAATCGTGACAAGAAAGTATTGCTTGAAGCCTTAAACTTATTTTTTGAATCTGAAGGTCTTATTTGGCTTGAGTGTTTTCTGTGCGTAAAAGCTCATAAACAAAAAGGCGAAATATTAACTTTTGATAAAAAATTGAAACACAGATGTTCCAAGTTTTTTGAGGCTTAA
- a CDS encoding AbrB/MazE/SpoVT family DNA-binding domain-containing protein gives MEAMLKISSKGQVTIPKKMRQILGTDLVRFRVVEGKIILESVRNVGGIFKKYVKEDFSHSEKREIAWQKVADGYRDLP, from the coding sequence ATGGAAGCTATGCTAAAAATTTCTTCTAAAGGTCAGGTTACTATTCCCAAAAAAATGCGGCAGATTTTGGGAACAGATTTAGTGCGTTTTAGAGTAGTAGAGGGGAAAATAATTCTTGAATCCGTTAGAAACGTAGGTGGAATATTCAAAAAATACGTTAAAGAAGATTTTTCTCATTCAGAAAAACGAGAGATTGCCTGGCAAAAAGTAGCCGATGGGTACCGTGATCTTCCCTGA
- a CDS encoding ABC transporter ATP-binding protein, which translates to MNLLEINALNISYSKSRVPVVEDVSFFLPSGKILALVGESGCGKSLTGLAIMRLLPPGLEVTSGEILFQGKNILSLPPEEMRKIRGAKVAMIFQDPMVSLNPVFTVGTQIAEVLEWHKGLSHKEALAQAARLLAEVGIPAPESRLKAYPHELSGGMRQRVMIAMALAGDPLLLIADEPTTALDVTIQAQILALLATLREKRNLSILLISHDLGVVATLADYVAVMYAGRLVEKATCEELFSRPLHPYTKALLEVLPRPDKKELKPLPGQVPPPGARPKGCKFSDRCPIVRKVCLEKEPSWQEVAKGHLVRCFYASGA; encoded by the coding sequence ATGAATCTGCTGGAAATTAACGCTCTAAACATTTCATATAGTAAGTCAAGGGTTCCGGTAGTGGAGGATGTCTCCTTTTTCCTACCCTCCGGGAAGATACTTGCCCTGGTAGGAGAATCTGGTTGTGGCAAAAGTTTGACAGGGCTTGCTATTATGCGCCTTTTGCCTCCCGGCCTTGAAGTAACGAGCGGCGAGATACTTTTTCAAGGGAAAAATATTCTTTCACTCCCTCCAGAGGAAATGCGCAAAATCCGTGGCGCCAAAGTGGCCATGATTTTTCAGGACCCAATGGTAAGCCTTAACCCTGTTTTCACTGTGGGCACACAGATTGCCGAGGTTCTTGAGTGGCACAAGGGGCTTTCGCACAAGGAAGCCCTGGCCCAAGCGGCAAGGCTCCTGGCAGAAGTAGGGATCCCTGCGCCAGAGTCTCGTCTTAAAGCTTATCCTCACGAGCTTTCAGGGGGTATGCGCCAGCGGGTAATGATAGCTATGGCCCTGGCTGGAGATCCTCTTCTCCTTATTGCCGATGAGCCTACCACAGCTCTTGATGTTACTATTCAAGCGCAGATACTTGCGCTTCTGGCCACTTTGCGAGAAAAACGAAATCTTTCCATCCTGCTTATTTCACACGACCTGGGGGTAGTGGCCACTTTAGCCGATTACGTGGCGGTAATGTATGCCGGCCGTCTGGTGGAAAAGGCTACCTGTGAAGAGCTTTTCTCAAGGCCTCTTCACCCGTACACTAAGGCCCTTCTTGAAGTATTGCCTCGTCCCGATAAAAAAGAGCTGAAACCTCTGCCAGGTCAGGTGCCCCCGCCCGGGGCCAGGCCCAAGGGATGTAAATTCTCTGACCGCTGCCCTATTGTTCGTAAAGTTTGTTTAGAGAAAGAGCCCTCGTGGCAGGAAGTAGCCAAAGGGCATTTGGTTAGGTGTTTTTATGCAAGTGGTGCTTGA
- a CDS encoding rhomboid family intramembrane serine protease: protein MFPIQDSAPRRGVPLATYFLIAVNVAIFLVEVSLPKELLQQIVFYLGVVPARYTGGLNDVGPGLKYLALFTSLFLHGSWIHLFGNMWTLWIFGDNVEDRMGSLRFLAFYILCGLAASFTHIYFHPTSTVPTIGASGAISGVLGAYYALFPLARVIVMIPVFIFPFFFELPAVFYLAWWFFLQVFSGTLSIVHGEIVGGVAWWAHAGGFVAGLLLHRFFCKRGFRKYFFDEYRPWGVLALYQNKTNR, encoded by the coding sequence ATGTTTCCCATTCAGGATAGCGCCCCAAGGCGAGGGGTACCGCTGGCTACTTACTTCTTGATAGCGGTAAACGTAGCCATTTTTCTGGTAGAAGTTTCTCTTCCCAAAGAACTCCTCCAGCAAATAGTTTTCTATCTGGGGGTAGTGCCAGCGCGTTACACCGGAGGCCTTAACGATGTAGGCCCAGGCCTGAAGTACCTAGCCCTTTTCACTTCACTTTTTCTCCATGGAAGTTGGATCCATCTTTTTGGAAATATGTGGACGCTCTGGATCTTTGGCGACAATGTAGAAGACCGCATGGGGAGTTTACGTTTTCTGGCCTTCTATATCTTGTGCGGGCTGGCGGCGTCTTTTACCCATATTTACTTTCACCCAACTTCCACTGTCCCTACCATAGGCGCTTCAGGGGCTATTTCAGGGGTGCTTGGCGCCTATTACGCTCTATTCCCGCTGGCCAGAGTAATTGTTATGATTCCCGTCTTTATTTTTCCGTTCTTTTTTGAATTGCCGGCGGTGTTTTATCTCGCCTGGTGGTTCTTTTTACAGGTCTTTTCCGGCACGCTTTCCATTGTTCACGGTGAGATCGTTGGTGGCGTGGCCTGGTGGGCTCACGCCGGAGGCTTTGTTGCTGGTCTTCTGCTTCACCGGTTTTTCTGTAAACGAGGCTTCCGCAAATATTTCTTTGATGAGTACCGACCCTGGGGCGTTTTGGCCCTATATCAAAATAAAACAAATCGTTAA
- a CDS encoding SDH family Clp fold serine proteinase, whose amino-acid sequence MTGFDIFWIFFILMTLQPLMRQRFLEAARQRMIEKIEKKRNSRVILLVHRQETMSFFGFPVMRYIDVNDSEQVIRAIHMTDPDVPIDLVLHTPGGLVLAALQIAKALKRHKAKTTVFVPHYAMSGGTLIALAADEIVMDEHAVLGPVDPQLGQYPAASIVKVKQEKPVEKIDDQTLILADVSEKALKQMKEQLKELLSDKYPANKVEELAEIMSQGRWTHDYPITFEEAKKLGLPVRTDMPAEIYQLMNLFPQPVRYQPSVLYDPSPKRASENKIESLVKSLK is encoded by the coding sequence ATGACAGGTTTTGACATTTTTTGGATTTTCTTCATTTTAATGACGCTTCAACCTTTGATGCGGCAGCGATTTTTAGAAGCCGCCCGGCAGCGCATGATTGAAAAGATTGAAAAGAAGAGAAACTCGCGTGTAATTTTGCTGGTGCACCGCCAGGAAACCATGAGCTTCTTTGGCTTTCCCGTAATGCGCTACATTGACGTGAACGACTCCGAACAGGTAATTCGGGCCATTCACATGACTGATCCTGATGTCCCCATTGATTTGGTCTTACACACGCCAGGTGGTCTGGTGCTGGCTGCCCTTCAAATTGCCAAGGCCTTGAAACGTCATAAGGCCAAGACCACGGTTTTTGTGCCGCACTACGCCATGAGCGGTGGAACCCTGATTGCCCTTGCGGCTGACGAAATCGTTATGGACGAACACGCGGTGCTCGGCCCGGTTGACCCACAACTTGGCCAGTATCCAGCCGCTTCTATCGTCAAAGTGAAACAGGAAAAACCCGTAGAAAAGATCGATGACCAAACTTTGATTTTGGCCGATGTTTCGGAAAAGGCTTTAAAGCAGATGAAAGAACAGTTAAAGGAATTGCTTTCCGATAAGTATCCTGCAAATAAAGTAGAAGAATTAGCCGAGATTATGTCTCAGGGGCGCTGGACTCACGATTATCCCATAACCTTTGAAGAAGCGAAAAAGCTTGGTCTTCCCGTGCGCACGGACATGCCTGCGGAAATCTATCAGCTAATGAATCTCTTCCCACAGCCGGTAAGATATCAGCCTTCAGTCCTGTACGACCCAAGCCCCAAACGAGCCAGTGAAAACAAAATAGAATCATTGGTAAAGAGCTTAAAGTAA
- a CDS encoding mechanosensitive ion channel: MEWLNNLLPYLILAIQALALLIVGWVVARILRSGTLKGLGKISAFKNQEEFLKSTSNLVYYFILLITVVAVLEVLGLKYVTEPFLDLLNKVAAYMPNIVGAIVILVIGFLFAKIAREFISSLLETIKIKSLAEKYGFKNIATVVGNIVYGLIVIFVIIAALNTLQIEAITKPAVGMLTTIFEAIPKVIAAILILGIAFYVGRILADILARVVRNLNLEDAIRKTGIFGEGVNFSEIVRYLVVTFAVLLGLSQAFNYLEATALYQLTYSFILIAFKLVVAFLILFAGIFLGSTFSQKIANKSLAKTIQVAFIVAAVFIALPFVGLSPDIVKIVVFSLCIGAGLAFALAFGLGGKSVAEELLRKLLNK; the protein is encoded by the coding sequence ATGGAATGGTTAAATAACCTTTTGCCCTATTTGATTTTGGCGATCCAAGCTTTAGCGTTACTAATAGTTGGCTGGGTTGTCGCTCGTATTTTAAGAAGCGGCACTTTAAAGGGTTTAGGCAAGATAAGTGCATTTAAAAATCAAGAAGAATTTTTAAAAAGCACCAGTAACTTAGTCTATTACTTCATTCTTTTAATCACCGTAGTGGCCGTATTGGAAGTTCTTGGACTCAAGTATGTTACTGAGCCTTTTCTTGATCTACTCAATAAGGTAGCGGCATACATGCCCAATATTGTAGGGGCCATTGTCATTTTGGTCATAGGTTTTCTCTTTGCTAAAATAGCCCGAGAGTTTATATCTTCTCTTCTCGAAACTATAAAAATTAAATCTTTAGCGGAAAAATACGGATTTAAAAACATTGCTACCGTTGTAGGCAATATTGTTTATGGCTTAATAGTAATTTTCGTAATAATTGCTGCTCTTAACACGCTTCAGATAGAAGCTATCACTAAGCCTGCCGTTGGTATGCTTACTACTATTTTTGAAGCCATTCCTAAAGTAATCGCCGCTATTTTAATTCTGGGAATAGCCTTTTATGTGGGAAGAATCCTTGCTGATATTTTGGCTCGTGTTGTAAGGAATCTTAATCTGGAAGATGCTATCAGGAAAACTGGTATTTTTGGGGAAGGTGTTAATTTTAGCGAAATAGTAAGGTATTTAGTTGTCACCTTTGCTGTTCTTCTCGGTTTATCTCAGGCGTTTAACTATTTAGAAGCCACTGCTCTTTATCAGTTAACTTACTCTTTTATTTTAATAGCCTTTAAATTAGTGGTAGCTTTTCTAATTTTGTTTGCCGGTATTTTTCTTGGAAGTACTTTTTCGCAAAAAATTGCTAACAAGTCTTTGGCTAAAACCATTCAGGTGGCCTTTATTGTGGCGGCGGTTTTTATTGCTCTTCCTTTCGTTGGGTTGTCTCCAGATATAGTCAAGATCGTAGTTTTTTCATTGTGTATTGGTGCTGGCTTAGCCTTTGCCCTAGCTTTTGGTCTCGGCGGAAAAAGTGTTGCCGAAGAACTTTTGCGAAAACTTTTAAACAAGTAA